One Mangifera indica cultivar Alphonso chromosome 4, CATAS_Mindica_2.1, whole genome shotgun sequence genomic region harbors:
- the LOC123214493 gene encoding dual-specificity RNA methyltransferase RlmN: MWMRRMRAGANSMFLMKPPTLSASAEITITTPCHYFRPPFSPSLKSPPVTFLSIFSPTSRPLSTSARSAPNSVISFDESCSDAGNCVDGNVFPQKKGSKVLLKGMRYTELQQWVQSYGFRSGQALMLWKRLYGNNIWAHCIDEMEGLNKDFKKMLSEHAEFKALSLKDIFTASDGTKKILFVLDDGLVIETVIIPCDRGRTTVCVSSQVGCAMNCQFCYTGRMGLKRHLTTAEIVEQAVFARRLLSNEVGSISNVVFMGMGEPLHNVENVIKASDIMVHEQGLHFSPRKVTVSTSGLVPQLKRFLHESNCALAVSLNATTDEVRNWIMPINRKYKLGLLLETLREELRYKHNYKVLFEYVMLAGVNDSLDDAKRLIDLVQGIPCKINLISFNPHSGSQFRPTSYEKMIEFRNVLAEAGCIVFLRLSRGDDQMAACGQLGKPGVIQAPLLRVPEQFQTALNTSL, from the exons ATGTGGATGAGGCGAATGCGAGCAGGAGCTAACTCTATGTTTCTCATGAAACCTCCAACGCTCTCTGCGTCTGCTGAAATAACAATCACAACTCCATGTCATTATTTTCGTCCTCCCTTTTCCCCATCCTTAAAATCTCCACCTGTtacttttctttccattttctcTCCCACTAGTCGCCCCCTTTCTACTTCTGCTCGTTCTGCACCGAATTCTGTAATTTCCTTTGATGAGTCTTGCTCGGATGCGG GAAACTGTGTTGACGGGAATGTTTTTCCACAAAAGAAGGGTTCGAAGGTGCTTCTTAAGGGAATGAGATACACTGAGCTTCAA CAATGGGTTCAGTCATATGGGTTCAGATCAGGTCAGGCTTTAATGTTGTGGAAGCGCCTTTATGGGAACAACATCTGGGCACATTGTATTGACGAGATGGAAG GTTTGAACAAGGATTTCAAGAAAATGTTGAGTGAACATGCTGAATTCAAGGCATTATCTTTGAAAGACATTTTCACAGCATCTGATGGAACTAAGAAG ATTTTATTTGTGCTGGATGATGGATTGGTGATAGAAACAGTGATCATTCCATGTGATAGAGGTAGAACGACTGTCTGTGTTTCAAGTCAGGTGGGATGTGCCATGAACTGTCAGTTCTGCTACACTGGCAG GATGGGTTTGAAGAGACATCTGACCACAGCTGAGATAGTAGAGCAGGCTGTATTTGCACGGCGCCTGCTCTCAAATGAAGTTGGTTCAATTTCTAATGTTGTATTTATG GGAATGGGAGAGCCACTTCACAATGTTGAAAATGTCATAAAAGCATCCGACATTATGGTACATGAGCAGGGCCTTCACTTCAGTCCTCGCAAGGTCACTGTTTCTACAAGTGGGCTTGTCCCCCAGCTGAAACGATTTCTCCATGAGTCCAATTGTGCCTTGGCTGTTAGTTTGAATGCTACAACTGATGAG GTCAGAAACTGGATCATGCCAATTAATCGAAAGTATAAACTCGGGTTGCTTCTTGAGACCCTTCGGGAGGAACTACGTTATAAACATAATTAcaaagttttgtttgaatatgtAATGCTTGCAGGAGTTAACGACAG CTTGGATGATGCAAAGAGGCTTATTGATCTAGTTCAGGGCATTCCTTGTAAAATCAACCTCATTTCATTCAATCCTCATTCTGGATCACAGTTTAGGCCAACCAGTTATGAGAAGATGATTGAGTTTCGAAATGTTCTTGCTGAGGCAGGGTGCATTGTTTTCTTGCGACTCAGTCGAGGTGATGATCAGATGGCTGCATGTGGTCAGCTGGGAAAGCCTGGTGTAATACAGGCCCCTCTACTCCGTGTTCCCGAACAATTTCAAACGGCTTTAAACACATCTTTATGA